A window from Montipora capricornis isolate CH-2021 chromosome 7, ASM3666992v2, whole genome shotgun sequence encodes these proteins:
- the LOC138055798 gene encoding uncharacterized protein, with product MYRDADGIIRVGGGVDKALVSYETKRPCLLPKEHWVSRLIVATTAAKTRTKYWIVGAHDIAKLVKFICVFCREMSAKAQSLVMADLPPCCLAPFTLPFHYTSCEYFGPPQVKIGRNKAAKHYGVLFTCLNTRAVNLELAVDCSTMEFIQVLRRFFALRGVLALMISDNGSQFVGA from the coding sequence ATGTACAGAGATGCAGACGGTATCATCAGAGTTGGAGGCGGTGTTGACAAAGCTCTCGTCTCCTACGAAACCAAACGTCCTTGTCTACTTCCGAAAGAGCATTGGGTTTCGCGTCTTATCGTAGCAACCACAGCAGCAAAGACCAGAACAAAGTACTGGATAGTAGGAGCACACGACATTGCCAAGTTGGTCAAGTTCATATGCGTTTTTTGTCGAGAGATGAGTGCAAAGGCTCAATCTCTAGTTATGGCCGACCTGCCACCATGTTGTCTAGCGCCTTTCACCTTGCCTTTCCATTATACCTCCTGTGAATACTTTGGCCCACCACAAGTCAAGATTGGCCGCAACAAGGCAGCCAAACACTATGGCGTTTTATTCACGTGTTTGAATACCCGTGCAGTTAACTTAGAGCTGGCTGTTGATTGCTCGACAATGGAATTTATTCAAGTGTTGCGACGATTCTTCGCTTTGAGAGGGGTACTGGCCCTTATGATTAGTGACAATGGGTCCCAATTTGTTGGAGCCTAG
- the LOC138056601 gene encoding ras-related protein Rab-7a-like, with protein MASRKKVKVIILGDSGVGKTSLMNQYVNREFSKQFRVTVGADFWTKEVMVDDRLVTMQIWDTAGQERFRSLSSAYYRGAECCVLVFDVTRPCTFETLDSWRDEFRKEASLLVPENFPFVVLGNKIDLENRVVSAERAQAWCHSKNDIPYFETSAKETTNLEQAFQTIAKNALAQGTKVALHNDFPAQIKLPADRKQTQNNCSC; from the exons ATGGCCTCAAGAAAAAAGGTGAAAGTGATTATCTTGGGTGACAGTGG AGTTGGGAAAACATCACTCATGAACCAATATGTGAACAGAGAATTTAGTAAACAATTCAGAGTGACAGTTGGAGCAGATTTCTGGACAAAAGAAGTGATGGTCGATGACAGGCTTGTAACTATGCAG ATATGGGACACAGCAGGACAAGAGAGATTTCGCAGTTTGAGTTCAGCATATTATCGTGGAGCTGAATGTTGTGTGTTGGTATTTGATGTAACACGGCCCTGTACATTCGAGACACTAGACAGCTGGAGAGACGAGTTCCGTAAGGAAGCAAGTCTACTAGTCCCAGAGAATTTCCCTTTTGTTGTTTTAGGAAATAAGATTGATTTGGAAAACAGAGTG GTCTCTGCCGAACGAGCGCAAGCATGGTGTCACTCAAAGAATGACATTCCATACTTTGAGACAAGTGCCAAGGAAACGACTAATTTGGAACAGGCTTTCCAGACCATTGCTAAAAACGCCCTGGCCCAGGGGACAAAAGTTGCGTTACACAATGATTTCCCGGCCCAAATAAAACTCCCAGCAGACAGAAAACAGACACAGAACAATTGTTCTTGCTAA
- the LOC138056541 gene encoding uncharacterized protein, with protein MDHSKRETLIMNGQPGTKGLSLEEVEALMNIDDDEAWVESLRLAEEKDMDIDDEHDVLSVTLPLENALSMAVKPPTPATDMEQQGQGFHISFIPFRHRTSQPYGITRDTFRLRWTSPDELHDTLEVEEFARQLLNALFEGVQRYIQQFDPNDFFTNVHGIQSAPAQLHQSSFSCTGLAGQCSTGRGVINAPSEHSKFQPEL; from the exons ATGGATCATAGCAAAAGAGAG ACTTTGATCATGAATGGACAACCTGGAACGAAAGGCCTTTCTCTTGAGGAAGTGGAGGCTTTAATGAacattgatgatgatgaggcCTGGGTCGAGAGTCTTCGTCTTGCTGAGGAGAAGGACATGGACATTGATGACGAACATGATGTCTTGTCAGTTACATTGCCCTTGGAGAATGCCCTAAGTATGGCTGTCAAACCTCCCACTCCAGCTACGGATATGGAACAGCAGGGACAAGGGTTTCATATTTCATTCATCCCTTTCCGGCATCGCACCAGCCAGCCCTACGGTATCACCCGTGACACGTTTCGTCTACGCTGGACGTCGCCTGATGAACTTCATGACACCTTGGAAGTAGAGGAGTTTGCTCGACAGCTCCTCAATGCTTTATTTGAAGGAGTTCAACGCTATATTCAACAATTTGACCCCAATGacttttttacaaatgtacatGGAATCCAATCGGCTCCAGCACAATTACACCAGTCATCGTTTTCGTGTACGGGACTGGCTGGTCAGTGCAGCACTGGCAGAGGGGTTATTAACGCACCTTCAGAACATTCTAAATTCCAACCAGAATTGTAA